Proteins co-encoded in one Malus sylvestris chromosome 7, drMalSylv7.2, whole genome shotgun sequence genomic window:
- the LOC126629281 gene encoding uncharacterized protein LOC126629281 isoform X1, with translation MQTEARVGVVVEGGQRSLNTGHGGVAVEGGVRTLAQSLPQKQPKPLHQSQIGAVSQFLAGGVAGSLSKTCTAPLARLTILFQVQGMHSDVVTMRKASIWREASRIASEEGFRAFWKGNLVTIAHRLPYSSVNFYSYEQYKKFLQKVPGLENHRDNLSTDLCVHFVGGGLAGITAASVTYPLDLVRTRLAAQTNVMYYKGIWHTLRTITRDEGILGLYKGLGATLLGVGPNIAISFSVYETLRASWQSHRPEDSTVLVSLACGSLSGIASSTATFPLDLVRRRKQLEGAGGRARVYTTGLFGTFKHIFKTEGLRGFYRGILPEYYKVVPGVGICFMTYETLKMLLADVSAAI, from the exons ATGCAGACGGAGGCGAGAGTTGGGGTGGTGGTGGAAGGAGGGCAGAGATCTCTGAATACCGGCCATGGAGGCGTGGCCGTTGAAGGTGGAGTGAGGACGCTCGCGCAGTCGCTGCCGCAGAAACAGCCGAAGCCGCTGCACCAGTCTCAGATCGGTGCGGTGTCACAGTTTCTCGCCGGAGGTGTCGCCGGCTCTCTCAGTAAGACTTGCACGGCACCTCTCGCTCGCCTCACTATTCTCTTTCAG GTGCAAGGTATGCACTCGGATGTTGTGACGATGCGAAAAGCTAGCATATGGCGTGAGGCCTCCAGAATTGCTAGTGAAGAAGGTTTTAGAGCTTTCTGGAAAGGAAATTTGGTGACAATTGCTCATCGTCTTCCTTATTCTTCGGTCAATTTCTATTCATACGAGCAATATAAAAAG TTTTTACAAAAAGTTCCAGGACTGGAAAATCATAGGGACAACTTGAGTACAGACCTTTGCGTGCATTTTGTGGGTGGAGGATTGGCGGGAATAACAGCCGCATCAGTTACATATCCTTTGGATCTTGTAAGGACGCGCCTTGCAGCTCAG ACAAATGTGATGTACTACAAAGGAATTTGGCATACGCTGCGAACTATTACCCGGGATGAGGGTATTTTGGGTCTCTATAAGGGACTCGGAGCAACCCTCTTG GGTGTTGGGCCCAATATAGCTATCAGTTTTTCAGTGTATGAGACCTTGAGAGCTTCTTGGCAATCACATAG GCCCGAGGATTCTACTGTGTTGGTTAGTCTTGCTTGTGGGAGCCTTTCAGGAATTGCATCATCAACAG CAACCTTTCCATTGGATCTTGTGAGGCGGCGGAAGCAGCTGGAAGGCGCTGGTGGCCGAGCCCGGGTCTACACAACAGGCCTTTTTGGCACATTTAAGCACATCTTCAAAACAGAAGGGTTGCGTGGCTTCTATAGAGGAATCCTACCAGAATACTACAAGGTGGTACCCGGTGTTGGTATCTGTTTCATGACGTACGAGACGTTGAAGATGCTTTTAGCAGACGTCAGTGCTGCTATATAG
- the LOC126629281 gene encoding uncharacterized protein LOC126629281 isoform X2, producing MQTEARVGVVVEGGQRSLNTGHGGVAVEGGVRTLAQSLPQKQPKPLHQSQIGAVSQFLAGGVAGSLSKTCTAPLARLTILFQVQGMHSDVVTMRKASIWREASRIASEEGFRAFWKGNLVTIAHRLPYSSVNFYSYEQYKKFLQKVPGLENHRDNLSTDLCVHFVGGGLAGITAASVTYPLDLVRTRLAAQTNVMYYKGIWHTLRTITRDEGILGLYKGLGATLLGVGPNIAISFSVYETLRASWQSHRPEDSTVLVSLACGSLSGIASSTGLQSVLL from the exons ATGCAGACGGAGGCGAGAGTTGGGGTGGTGGTGGAAGGAGGGCAGAGATCTCTGAATACCGGCCATGGAGGCGTGGCCGTTGAAGGTGGAGTGAGGACGCTCGCGCAGTCGCTGCCGCAGAAACAGCCGAAGCCGCTGCACCAGTCTCAGATCGGTGCGGTGTCACAGTTTCTCGCCGGAGGTGTCGCCGGCTCTCTCAGTAAGACTTGCACGGCACCTCTCGCTCGCCTCACTATTCTCTTTCAG GTGCAAGGTATGCACTCGGATGTTGTGACGATGCGAAAAGCTAGCATATGGCGTGAGGCCTCCAGAATTGCTAGTGAAGAAGGTTTTAGAGCTTTCTGGAAAGGAAATTTGGTGACAATTGCTCATCGTCTTCCTTATTCTTCGGTCAATTTCTATTCATACGAGCAATATAAAAAG TTTTTACAAAAAGTTCCAGGACTGGAAAATCATAGGGACAACTTGAGTACAGACCTTTGCGTGCATTTTGTGGGTGGAGGATTGGCGGGAATAACAGCCGCATCAGTTACATATCCTTTGGATCTTGTAAGGACGCGCCTTGCAGCTCAG ACAAATGTGATGTACTACAAAGGAATTTGGCATACGCTGCGAACTATTACCCGGGATGAGGGTATTTTGGGTCTCTATAAGGGACTCGGAGCAACCCTCTTG GGTGTTGGGCCCAATATAGCTATCAGTTTTTCAGTGTATGAGACCTTGAGAGCTTCTTGGCAATCACATAG GCCCGAGGATTCTACTGTGTTGGTTAGTCTTGCTTGTGGGAGCCTTTCAGGAATTGCATCATCAACAG GTTTGCAGTCGGTTCTATTATag